Proteins encoded in a region of the Augochlora pura isolate Apur16 chromosome 4, APUR_v2.2.1, whole genome shotgun sequence genome:
- the LOC144469252 gene encoding uncharacterized protein LOC144469252 isoform X2, whose amino-acid sequence MLLGLLVLLVLSDAEALLRQSDVQPYGNSSAETGRHGTSRGISVTRILQDGELERVIRWRGICAKETVVNWGDTDVALRQVWLQETGRKLQLIYEGGSLTDCVDEELVDGDDSSCSSSTHFSDYDDEASIEVFDVDEHEDASRIPQDLSWLSSTSELRHRCARVRTRARNQLVGQHRRRKYAKLENTTSNNSRKQRRGKSRSRRDLLMIPGTQWCGRGHRATKYTNLGGFGTADACCRRHDTACPFFIPAFETRYGLFNWGISSMMHCACDERFRTCLKMAGTSSANFIGKIFFNVLRTKCFILKPQKVCAKWTWIGKCQRHEYRKQAHVRDNVPY is encoded by the exons ATGCTGCTTGGGTTGCTGGTGCTCCTGGTGCTGTCGGACGCCGAAGCTCTTCTTCGACAATCGGACGTCCAGCCTTACGGGAATTCCTCGGCGGAAACGGGCAGACACGGGACCAGCCGTGGTATTTCGGTCACCAGGATTCTCCAAGATGGCGAGCTCGAGCGTGTAATCCGCTGGCGCGGGATCTGCGCCAAGGAGACCGTCGTCAATTGGGG AGATACGGACGTAGCACTGAGGCAAGTCTGGCTGCAGGAGACCGGCAGAAAGTTGCAACTGATATACGAGGGCGGCTCGCTGACCGACTGCGTCGACGAGGAGCTCGTCGACGGGGACGACAGCTCCTGCTCGTCGAGTACGCACTTCTCCGATTACGATGACGAGGCGTCGATCGAGGTGTTCGACGTCGACGAGCACGAGGACGCCTCGAGGATCCCGCAGGACCTCTCCTGGCTCTCGTCGACGTCCGAACTGCGGCATCGGTGCGCTCGCGTCAGGACCAGGGCGAGGAATCAGCTGGTCGGACAACACCGTCGCAG GAAGTACGCGAAGTTGGAGAACACAACGAGCAACAACAGTCGGAAACAAAGAAGAGGCAAAAGCCGGTCCCGGAGGGACTTGTTGATGATCCCGGGGACACAATGGTGCGGCCGCGGCCACCGTGCTACCAAATACACGAATTTAGGCGGTTTTGGGACCGCGGACGCTTGTTGCCGACGACACGACACCGCCTGTCCCTTCTTCATTCCGGCCTTCGAGACGCGCTACGGCCTTTTCAACTGGGGCATATCGAGCATGATGCACTGTGCCTGTGACGAACG aTTCCGCACGTGTTTGAAGATGGCCGGGACATCGTCGGCGAACTTCATCGGCAAGATCTTCTTCAACGTCCTTCGCACGAAATGCTTCATCCTGAAGCCCCAGAAAGTGTGCGCGAAATGGACCTGGATCGGGAAGTGCCAGCGGCATGAGTACCGGAAGCAGGCTCACGTTCGCGATAATGTTCCTTATTGA
- the LOC144469252 gene encoding uncharacterized protein LOC144469252 isoform X1 → MQTDVLPRKVTRIVWTRCPPMLLGLLVLLVLSDAEALLRQSDVQPYGNSSAETGRHGTSRGISVTRILQDGELERVIRWRGICAKETVVNWGDTDVALRQVWLQETGRKLQLIYEGGSLTDCVDEELVDGDDSSCSSSTHFSDYDDEASIEVFDVDEHEDASRIPQDLSWLSSTSELRHRCARVRTRARNQLVGQHRRRKYAKLENTTSNNSRKQRRGKSRSRRDLLMIPGTQWCGRGHRATKYTNLGGFGTADACCRRHDTACPFFIPAFETRYGLFNWGISSMMHCACDERFRTCLKMAGTSSANFIGKIFFNVLRTKCFILKPQKVCAKWTWIGKCQRHEYRKQAHVRDNVPY, encoded by the exons ATGCAGACCGACGTGCTACCGAG GAAAGTAACGCGAATCGTTTGGACCCGGTGCCCCCCGATGCTGCTTGGGTTGCTGGTGCTCCTGGTGCTGTCGGACGCCGAAGCTCTTCTTCGACAATCGGACGTCCAGCCTTACGGGAATTCCTCGGCGGAAACGGGCAGACACGGGACCAGCCGTGGTATTTCGGTCACCAGGATTCTCCAAGATGGCGAGCTCGAGCGTGTAATCCGCTGGCGCGGGATCTGCGCCAAGGAGACCGTCGTCAATTGGGG AGATACGGACGTAGCACTGAGGCAAGTCTGGCTGCAGGAGACCGGCAGAAAGTTGCAACTGATATACGAGGGCGGCTCGCTGACCGACTGCGTCGACGAGGAGCTCGTCGACGGGGACGACAGCTCCTGCTCGTCGAGTACGCACTTCTCCGATTACGATGACGAGGCGTCGATCGAGGTGTTCGACGTCGACGAGCACGAGGACGCCTCGAGGATCCCGCAGGACCTCTCCTGGCTCTCGTCGACGTCCGAACTGCGGCATCGGTGCGCTCGCGTCAGGACCAGGGCGAGGAATCAGCTGGTCGGACAACACCGTCGCAG GAAGTACGCGAAGTTGGAGAACACAACGAGCAACAACAGTCGGAAACAAAGAAGAGGCAAAAGCCGGTCCCGGAGGGACTTGTTGATGATCCCGGGGACACAATGGTGCGGCCGCGGCCACCGTGCTACCAAATACACGAATTTAGGCGGTTTTGGGACCGCGGACGCTTGTTGCCGACGACACGACACCGCCTGTCCCTTCTTCATTCCGGCCTTCGAGACGCGCTACGGCCTTTTCAACTGGGGCATATCGAGCATGATGCACTGTGCCTGTGACGAACG aTTCCGCACGTGTTTGAAGATGGCCGGGACATCGTCGGCGAACTTCATCGGCAAGATCTTCTTCAACGTCCTTCGCACGAAATGCTTCATCCTGAAGCCCCAGAAAGTGTGCGCGAAATGGACCTGGATCGGGAAGTGCCAGCGGCATGAGTACCGGAAGCAGGCTCACGTTCGCGATAATGTTCCTTATTGA